The sequence below is a genomic window from Actinomycetota bacterium.
GGTTTACACTTATGCGGCTAAACTGCAATAGCCATGCTAGTAATGGCAAGACTATTTATTTGTATAAAACCAAGTATTCAATTCTTCAATCTATCAGGACAAGCTCGATTTCCAGTGATAGTATAGTAAAAGCACTTACAATTTAGTTGTGATTAATGAGGGAACCCATGTTGCGCTTTTACGAGCTAATGTAGGCAAGTAGAAGAAGCGATTTATTTACAAAAGAGCGGGTGCCAAATATTAATAATTCATGAAAATGATTTCAGCGATTCGATTAGATATCTAGATAGGCTGTGGGCAGGGCTTCACATGAAAATTGATTTTAGCGATATGAGCGAAATTAAGAGAATAGGATTTGTTGGCTTCAAGACTATGTCCGAATTGTTCGCTGACAGCTCGGTAATTCCTAAAATAAAAGGCATATATGTTGTTCTCTGTGTTGATGGAAAAAAGCCAGAATTCCTTAAAGTGGGAACTGGTGGTCATTATAGAGGCAAAAACCCTAACATATCCATTCTTGGTCTCGAAAATGAATGGGTTGAAGGCGCTTATGCCGTTTACATTGGTAAGGCTGGTGGTGGAACAAGCGACTCAACTCTTAATTCACGACTAAACCAATATTTTAGTTTTGGTCAAGGTAAAAATGTTCCGCATTGGGGTGGACGACTAATTTGGCAACTGAAAAACTCAAGAGACCTGTTTGTGTGCTGGAAACCTTTGCCTTATGATGAGCCAAGAGAAATTGAGAGGGATCTTATTCGTGATTTTAAAGTGCAATACAATGAGAAAAGACCTTTTGCAAATCTTAGGGACTGATGAATTCACAACAATATGAAACCCTGGTAGCTGAATATTTCCGTGAGAAAGGATATGACGTTCAGCAAACGCCATACTCTAATGACTATGGCGTTGATTGCTTTGCATCAAAAGGCAAAGAGAGAATTGCTGTTCAGGCGAAAATGTTCGGTAATTCGACAAGAAAAATCAACAGGCGTATGGTAATGGAGCTGCATGGAGCAAAAGACTATTTTGATTGCACTAAGGCTTCATTGGTAACTGATGGCGTTTTACTGGACGATGCGGTTGAAGTTGCAGCAAAGCTAAGAATTGAAGTTATTTATCTTTCCGCTAAACATTTAGACTTGAAACCCCAAAAACCAGCCGGTGAGACATTTGCGGTTATTTGGGAGAAATATATTTTGCCTCTTCAAGGGATAACACTAACAAGGGCGAATGGTAAGACAAACAAAATCATAACAGCTGACTGGAGTGGGATTGAACGACTGACCTCAAATGGTAAACAAGGTAAAATTAATATTGAAATCTTTGAGTTTGCAGTTAATAAGCTATTGAAATCAGGACTCATAACAAGAGATGAAATAAACCAAAATTGTTCGGAGCGAGTTTCATCGGGCGTTGTGCTAATTCTGTCGCAAGTCCCTTTCTTTCAGCAAACTGCGAAACCAACTGGTTTAACATACAGAACATGAAAGAGCATAGCATTATAGGTAACAAATATTGCCAATACCACAGCTTTTTATCAAGTTGCGATGGGGTCGATCACATGCAAAGAAAAGAAAGTTCGTACATCATCCAGCATGCCCAGCGAATTTAGGACCCTCAAAAATGCCTTTGACAAGGCATTTTGCTAATGCCAAAAGCTTGTACCCTGGAAGGATTCTAACCCTTTCTATCTAGTTTTCTTAAATGTTGGCACTTTTTACCATGAAGATATGGTCAACTTCCACTGAAAATTTGCCTCGCTATGTGATAAAATGCTAGACACAGGGATTTTGCAACTCAAAATAGCAACCTTGCAACCAGGGATTTTAATTGACGTAGCTCAGCCCTTTAGGGCTGATAACGGCCATGCATATGCGATTATCAGGGCTAAAGCCCTGAGCTACGGGAGATAAAATATGAGTTGCAAAATCTCTGAGACATATAGTAATGATATATTTTCAATATATCTGAGGTGGAATATGGAGATTGGACCAAGGATAAGCGTTGATAAGGACGTAAGGTTTGGCAAGCCGGTTATTACCGGAACTAGAGTTCCGGTCGATCTTGTGCTCGGCAAATTAGCTAGTGGTATGCAGTATGAGGAAGTTATGGCCGAGTACGACATTGAGCGCGAAGACATTCTAGCCGTTCTTGCCTATGCAGCTAAAACATTATCGGACGAAGAAATCAGAGCCGTAGGCTAATATGCCAAAATTTGTAATTGATGAAGATATGCCGCGATCGACGGCCAAGCATCTTGACGAGTTGGGCTATGATGCAACGGACGTTAGGGATGTTGGGCTCCGCGGAGCAAAAGACGATGCAGTTTTTTCCTTTACGCAAAGTAATGAGGCGGTATTAATTACGGGGGATTTAGGATTTGGCAATATTCTGCGATTTCCTATCGGAAGCCATTACGGAATTGTCATTGCTCATTTTCCAAATGAAGTTAGTACACATGAAATCAACCGTGAACTAGAGATTAGATTGTCTGAGATAGCGGAAAGCAGCTTTAAGGGCTCTCTAATTATTATAGAGCCAGGCAAAGTGCGCATTAGAAAAAAATGATCTAAAGACCCAGCTTACCCACCCATTCAACCAGCTTCTCCAGCAATTCAAAGTTTGAGAGCTTTTAGTTATAGCTCATGCCTCAAGGGTTTTTCTTTGAGCGGTTGCCTCAAGTTTACCAAAATCTTTAAGAAAACCACTGGTGGGTTTTAGTCCGTATGGGAAACTCATTTAAGCGCTTACTTTCTTTAGTAAGGCGAGGATATCTGCTTCAGTTGCGGTTATTCCTAGCTCGATTTCTTTTTTACCTTCTTCCAACTGTTTTCTTATATCAGGATTTGCTTCTTCAGCCAATACCTCAACTAAATCAAGATATTCGTCAGGACTTAAAATAACAGCAGCTATTTTGCCTCTCCTTTTTATAAAAAAAGTGTGGTCCTTGCTAACTTCATCCAAAACTTGTCCAAAGTGCGTTCTGGCTTCGTTAGCATTAATAATTTTGTTTTCCCCCCTTTTTCATCTTAACACCTCCCGTTAAACGGCTATGGGTTTTATATTTGCCTTCTTAATTTGAAAGTTTCCGCGCTCGTAAAAGGAGCGCCGCTACTGTGAGGATGGGTTTTATATTTGCCTCCTTAATTTGAAAGTTTAGCATATTGATTTGGAAAAGATAAGCGACCGACTATCACAGTGCTTCCTTATCCTACCAATTCAATCAAACCTCCAGTGACATCCTCCGCTCTTATTGATAATAATGACTGCAAGGGAAGCTATAAATCGGTGGCTGTGTTTGGCAAGTTATTTAAATAAGTAGCCGCGTAATTAACCCAAGAAAGTTGATTGTGTTTATTAGCGAAAGAGCCACATTATCACAGCTCAGAGATATATTTAACTAGCTTCTCCAGCAATTCGAGATTTGAATAGCGTCCACTCAGGGCAGCACCAATAAAGCCTTGTCGAATTACGGTACGACAAGGCTTTATTTAATTGTGGGGAAGTTGAGGGGAGGGGGAGGATTCGAAAGTAAAGATTAAAGACCTGACCCCGGACTTGACGCACCTGACTACTGAGCCTATTTCTCGCACGAGCAGTGATTTTAGGGTATTATACGCATCAGTATAATCATGTTTCGGCGGAACGGAACATGAACGAAGATCAAATACCGGACAACTGTAGTACTAAGAGCTGTACGTGGATGGCGAGAGCGATTACAGCGCCTCTGCCTGCATTAAACTGAGATGAAGAGCTTGCCGAACAAGACGCTCCAACGGATGGCAATTCCGCCGTGCTCCATCGTTGTCGGCAAGCTTGGACGTCATGCGTTTTAAGGAAATACGGTGTCAAGAGAACAACTGGAAGAAAATCAGATCCGGCTATATGTTGTTGCCTTGACTATCGGTGCGGGGCTGGGGTTGTGGCGCCCGACTTTAGGCGCGAGCCTGGAGTTTATGGTCTCTCCGGTGCTTGCGGTTTTGCTTTACGGAATGTTTGTCCAGATTCCATTCCTTAAGCTCCGCGAAGCGTTTGCTAACCGCCGGTTTACCGCGGCGCTGCTTATGGTCAATTTTATCGTCGTTCCTGTGTTGGTCTGGTTGTTGTCACGTTTTTTGCCCGAACATCCGCCGCTGTTACTCGGGGTATATCTTGTTTTGCTCACCCCTTGCATCGACTACGTCATCGTCTTTACGCACCTCGGTCGCGGAAATGCACGGCTCGTTCTTGCCTCCACGCCTTTGCTGCTTCTCGCACAGATACTCCTTCTCCCCGTGTATCTGTGGCTTTTCATGGGCGAGCAGGCCGCACAGGTCATGAGTGCCGGCCCGTTCTTGGAAGCGTTTCTCGTACTCATCGTTTTGCCGCTGGGGTTCGCCCTGATGAGCGAGTTCTGGGCTAAGCGCCAACGTATAGGCGCAGTATGGCTTGAGAGAACCGCTTGGCTACCGGTGCCGTTCATGGCGCTCACTCTGTTTCTCGTTGTTGTGTCCCAAATCGCCGGAATCGAAGAATATCTCCCGCTGGTGAGCCAAGCCGTACCGATCTATGTTGCCTTCATGGTCATAATGCCGTTTCTCGCGCGCCTGACGGCGCGTCTATTTCGCTTGAATACGCGGGCTGGAAGGGCGCTGATCTTCAGCGCGGGGACACGCAATTCGCTGGTGGTGCTTCCGCTAGCGCTGGCCTTGCCGGACGCTTGGATTTTGGCGTCTGCCGTAATTGTCACCCAAACGCTGGTCGAACTGGTCGGCGAGTTGGTATATATACGCTTGGTGCCTTCGGTTATCTTCCGTGAGTCGACGGAGTGCGGCCCGTCTTCGACGGATGACTGAGCTACGCATAACAATCGTTTGCGCGATCGCAGTCGCTACGCAGGCTCCTGGTCGGTCTTATCTTCTATTTTAACTACATCGACCTTCTTGGGTTTTGGCGCGGTCGGGATGAAATATTGTTGCGGGCTTTCAGGGGATTTAAAGAATTCCTCTGGGCTGTAGGCGCGATATTTCTTGCCGTTTTGGTCGGCGATTCTCACGGTTACTCCTTCCTGTAGGGTATTTGCCTGTTTTCGGAGCGCTTCTGTCGTTTGCGATAGCCATACCGCAACGAGTGTCGACTCTCCGTAATAAAAAAGATATGACCACTCTTTCACAGGAGCTTCATATCCTCATAATTAAACAACAAAGCAATCTCAATGAATTAATTATATCACACTAACGCCAAAATGCCGCATTCAAGCAAAACACTCTTCGGCCATGAGCCAACCTCTATGACTACTCTCGGAACAAGACCGAATTGTTTGCTGTGCCCGGCGAGACAAACGGCAATAAAAAAGACCCGCTATACATAGCAGGTCTTTTTAAGTTGAAACTAGATTAGCCAACAACGGTTACGTTGCTTGCGCGAGCGCCTTTAGCCTCCATTTGAACCTCAAACTCGACTACCGCGCCCTCGGCGAGTGTCTTGAAACCGTCGCCGCCGATTGCTGAGTGATGTACAAAGACATCCGGTCCGCCGTCTTCCTGGCTGATAAAACCAAAACCTTTGCCGTCATCGAACCACTTTACTGTACCTTTTGACAAAATTGTCACCTCCTAGCGTCGCTAAACTTGAGCTTATGACGCTAGGTTAATGAGGTACTTAAAAAGTTTACGACACCGACCATAAAAATAAGAACCCGTCTAACAACGAGTCCCCATTTACGAATTCACGTCTTAGCTTTCATTATTATCGGTCATATTGCGCGATTTGTAAAGGCTTTAGGATAAACATTATAACTTAGCAGGCATGATAGGCGAAACCCGCTAAGACATTCGACTAAATCCAGGTCTGACCCCGATCTAAGGCCCGACTCCATATGTCCAGCTCGCTATTCCTCCATCGAGTTCATATACTTCGGAAAAGCCATTGTCGGTCAATAATTTAGCCGCGTCCTTGCTCCATTTTCCGGCATCGTCATAGAGCAGAACCGGTTTTGTTTTGTCGAGTTCTCCGAAGCGCGTCGCCAACTCGCCTTGCGGTAAAAGTTTTGCGCCTAGTATGTGTTTGTTCCCATACAGGTAAGAACTTCTCAAGTCTACGATTTGAACGGCGGGATTGCCACTGATAAGTGCCGACGCATCGGATGCGCTGATATTTTTCCAGGGAGGCGGCGCCGTTGGTTGAGTAGTTTGGACCGTCGGCGGAGTCTCCGGCGGAGCTTGTGGTGCCGCCGGTGCTTGTTCGTTTTTCGCTGCGGTAATACCCAAGTCTTCGTCGGTAACCTGGCCCGCGGAACACCCAAACGCCAGGGATACGGATGCGATGAGAAGGGCGATAGCTAAGTACTTTCTCAAATGGGGCAAGTTCAACCTCCTTAGAGTGGTCGCAGGCGATGAGGCGCTTGGCGCCGGCCGCTAGCGATGACTAAAATTCTATCGTATTATACCATGACTTATTGTGGAGGCTCTACCCAAACCGGAACTACTTCTTAGCTTTCTTGCGGGCGTTCTCATCGAGCAGCTTTTTTCTAATGCGGATTGCTTTCGGCGAGACCTCGACCAGCTCATCATCTTCGATGAATTCAAGAGCCTGCTCCAACGTCATCTCTTTATGCGGGGGCAGGCGCAGCGCATCGTCACTGCCCGAGGCCCGCATGTTGGTCAATTTCTTCTCTTTGACAGCGTTGACCGTAAGATCGACACCCTTATTATTTTCGCCGATAATCATACCCTCGTATACCTCGGTGTTGGGCGGTATGAAGAACCGCCCTCTATCCTGAAGCCCGCTCAAGGCATAGCGCACCGCCTTGCCTTGAGCGTGACAGACCAAGACGCCTTTCTCACGCTTGGGTATCTCGCCCTTGAAGAACTCGTATTCGTAGAAGTTGCTGTAGAGCGTCCCTGTTCCGCGTGTCATCGTCAGGAACTCGCTTCTGAAGCCGATGAGCGAGCGTGACGGTATGGTAAACTCCATCTGCACACTGCCCGAATCGGTTTCGACAAAGTTTTTCATCTCGGCTTTGCGTTTGCCCATCTCCTCGATGACATAGCCGTGATAATCTTTATCGACATCGATAACGAGCATCTCGATGGGCTCGAGAACCTTCCCGTCGATCTCCTTAAAGATGACCTTTGGTTTCGATACTTCGAGTTCATACCCTTCGCGGCGCATCGTCTCGACGAGGATTGAGAGGTGGAGTTCGCCTCGTCCCGATACTTTAATCATCTCTTCGCCTTCGACGTCCTCCACGCGCAAGCCCACATTGATTCTCGCCTCTCTGTGGAGGCGCTCGCGAATATGGCGGCTGGTAAGGAATTTACCGCCGTCCATTCCGACAAAGGGGCTGGTATTCGGTCCAACCATAACCGATATCGTCGGTTCGTCGATATTGACGAAGGGAAGTGCTTTGGGCGACTCGAACGAGGCGATGGTCTCGCCGACGTTAATATTTTCCAAACCGGCGACACATGCGATATCTCCCGCACTCGCAAAATCGACGGCGACTCTTTTCATGCCTTGATACGCGAAGAGGCCGCTGACCTTGCCCGCCCGCCTGGTGCCGTCCCGGCGCATCAGATAGACTTGGTCGGAGACGCGTACTTCGCCGTGGACGATGCGCCCGAGACCGAGCCCTCCGATGTAGTTGTCGTAGTCGAGCATGGTGATTAGCATCTGCAACGGTCTCCCCACATCCGCGGCAGGGGGGAGAACGCGGTGTATGATGGTCTCGAAGAGCGGCTTTAGGCTATCGCTCTCTTCTTCCATCTCGTACCACGCGATACCGTCTTTTGCCGAGCAATAGACGACCGCGAAATCGAGCTGCTCATCGGAGGCATTGAGGTCGCAAAAGAGGTCGAAGGCCTCGTCGACGACGGCATGCGAGCGAGCATCCGGCCTGTCGACCTTGTTTATGACCAAAATCGGCTTCAGGTGAAGGTCGAGGGCCTTTCTTAAAACGAACTTTGTCTGAGGCATCGGCCCTTCGAATGCGTCGACCAGGAGGAGCACTCCATCGACCGTTTGCAGGATGCGCTCGACCTCGGAGCCGAAATCGCTGTGCCCGGGCGTATCGACGATATTAATCTTGATGTCTTTATAGTTGATCGATGCGTTCTTGGAAAATATGGTGATGCCGCGTTCGCGCTCCAGGTCGTTGGAGTCCATAACGCGCTCGTTTACCTCTTCGTTTTGGCGAAAAACACCGGTTTGACGGAGCATGGCATCGACGAGCGTGGTTTTACCGTGGTCGACATGTGCGATTATCGCGATATTTCTGATGTCTTTTCTTCTTGCCTGGTGTGACATTCTTTCAACCTCTTTACCTGTTGTTACCGATTTCCACAACCTTGCCAATATACCACATATTTAAGGGCTTAGAAGCACTATCGGTGCGCCAATATTATCTTAAAGCCCCCACATAAAAAAGACCTGCCATCTCTAGCAGGTCTTTTTTAAATTCTTGCTGATTACTTTACAAGGGTGACGTTTGATGCGCGAGCGCCTTTGGGGTCCATCTCGACCTCAAACTCAACCGCCGCACCCTCGGCCAGAGTCTTAAATCCCTCCGCGACAATCGCCGAGTGATGTACAAAGACATCCGGGCCACCATTGTCCTGGCTGATGAAACCAAAACCTTTGCTATCATCAAACCACTTAACAGTACCTGTTGACAAGAATTTCACCTCCTAGCGTCTAAGGGGTTAAGCTTACGACGCTAGGTTAATACGACACCCTAAAAGAGCTTACGTCATCGACCATAAAAATAGAGACCCGCCCAACAGCGACTCCCTACTTAAAATCACGTCTTAGCTTTATATATTATCGCTCATTTGCCGGTTTTTGTAAAGCATTTTTGGTTTAGCCTGTATTTTAGGCAATTTGTCGTCTGTTAAATGGCTAGGTCTTCACCGGTTAGCCGGTGGTCGAACCGGAATGCGTCCTCGTCCAGGTGCCGGTTGTTGAGGACCGCTATCAACGCGCCGATAACGACGGCGTCGAATTTGGTATCGCTTTCTTTGACCAGCTCAGCGATGGCGGAATCTTTCGAACTAGGCTTCCTGTAGGCGCGTGTGGCGGTCATCGCATCGTAGGCGTCCGCTACGGCGATGATCCGGGCGAACAGGGGTATGTCGTCACCGGTCAAGCCCTCGGGGTATCCCGACCCATCGAGGCGCTCATGATGGTAGAGTACCGCCGGGACGATACTTTCGAGGCTGGCTATGGGCGCTAAGAGCCTGGAGCCGGTAACCGGATGCTCTTTTACAATATCGAACTCTTCGTCCGTAAGCTGGCCGGGTTTGTTCAATATGTGGGGCGGCACGTTTACCTTACCTACATCATGGATGAGCGCCGCCTTATAGAGGAGGTCTATGTCGTCTTGGCCTAAGTCCATCTCGACCGCTATTCTTCGGGAGATCTCAGCGACGCGCTTAGAATGATTGTTGGAGTGGTGGTCGACGACGTTAACGAGTTCATTGAGGACAGCGATGCTGTTGAAGCATGCCTGCTCTAGCGTCGCGTACATCCGGCTGTTATCTATGGAAAGGCCTAACAAGCTACATGCCGCACGTATCGATTCACTGATCTCGGGCGAGATGGGGACGGTCGACTTCCATCCGATATTGAGGACGCCCACAAGCTTGTCGTGCGAAGCTATCTTAATCGAAGCGAACGAGCGTACGCCGGTTCTATTAGCGATGTTGCGGCGCTCACCGTTAAACGCCTCAACGCTGGAGAGTAGGTGGCTGTCGCGGTCGGTTTTTGCGACAAATTCGTTGTTTACCACAACATTTTTTATGAGGTATCTGCTGTCCTCCGGAAGTCCGTAATCGGACGCCAAGACGAACGCGTCACCTTCTCGCAGGTAGAGTGCGGCAATTCTTATCTCTGGAATACAGGAGAGGCTTTCGATGAATTTTTGCGCCAGCCGCTTCGTCGATGGGTTGTCCCTTAGGGATAGAGCCAGATTCGAAAATAAGCCGAGAATCAACTTTCGGCGCGATTGACGCTGTTGTGAGATGTACTTTTCGTCCTCGCCCTTGAGCAGTCCAATCATGCCTCGCGAGTATTCCAGGCCCACCCTACTTTCGGCTTCAGTCGAAGGCGTGATGTATAAATCGAAAGTGCAGGGTCGCACGGGCTGGTCCGGGCCGACAATGGTTACGATTTTGCTGTAGCCAAAAGAAAGGAAGCCAAGCCCGCCGACGAGGCCCTTCATCACCGAGCACAGTGCCTCGGATCGATATTGCTTAAAGGGACAGTTCTTTACCTTATACCGGATTTGGCTCTTGGTTATGGCGATTGGAATGATGACATAGTCGAAGCTCGAAGTAACCGATGCTATCGCGTTGATAAACGACGCACCCGACAGCTCGTTCTTCGCCGCGCCCGCGGCCGATTTGACCCGCCAATTCAGTTGTGTCGCAAGCTTAAGTCCCAGACTGGAGATGGTGGTTTGGGGAATCAGGGTATCGTCTATGGTCTTTGCCAACTCGCCGGTGATGAGCGTCAATAGTTGCTTGCTGTCCAAATAGTCCAACTCCCTCAGCCCTAAGGATGATATAGATATATGATTTAATCGACAAGCGGCACGAAGAGCCTAAGCATTAATGAGTAAAAAGCGAGAACAGACGCGGAATAACAAGTGCGCGACTTTCGCGAGCGAGCGTCGGCGCTTACATCCTATTTCTTAGCGCCAAGAACCCCGACGACCATCTTGGCGGCCTCGGCTCGGGTGGCCGTGTTGCTTGGCCTAAAGGTGTTGTCGTTATAGCCGCCGACGATGTTGGCCTTAACGCATTTGGCTATATAATCATTAGCCCATGAGGTCGCGATATCGGATAGGGTGCTGGCGCCGGCGGGCAGGCCAAGAGTCTCGGACGCTATTTTGGCGATCTCAGCTCGGGTTATACTTTTACCGGGCTTAAAAGTGCCGTCTTCGTAGCCGGCGATAACCTTCTTCGATTTGGCCGTCTCGATATATTTATACGCCCAATGGTCTTTCGGTACATCGGTAAAGGAAGCGCTCGAAGGGTTCTCTAAGGTCCAACCCATCGTGAGGCACATCATTTTGGCGAACTCACCGCGGGATACGTTGTGGTTCGGCCGGAAAGACCCGTCGACATAACCGGAGACGATTTTGTTTGTGGTCAGCTGTATAACGTGGTCTTTATACCAGGCCGTATCGGGCACATCGGCGAAGCCGGATTGATTCGCGGTTTTCTCTACGAAGACCTCGAATTCGCTCGACTTCGCGCTCTCTTTTGCGGTTTTGCCTACCCAAGTCACCGCATACACGTAAGTCTTGCCGATTTCAACGCTCTTATCTTGATACCGGGCTTCGAGTATCGTCGCCGTGTTTACTTTTGACAGCGCCGTTTCACCTTTTATTTTTCGATAGACGTTGTAGCCGGAGAGGCCGCTGTCGGCAACGGAGGTCCACGATATGTGAGCCAACCCCTTATTGCTCACTACTTTCAGGCCTTGCGGGGCGGTCGCGGTGGTAGTGTCGTTCTGCGTAGTGATATTAAACGAGTATGCGGCGGCAAGCGCATTGCCGGCGCTGTCTTTGACACCGCTCGCGGGTATGGTCACCGTATATTTCATACCTAACGCAAGGTCTTTCGCCGGGGTTAGCGTCAGTACTTTATCTTTGATATTCTTTGACAGAGAAATCGCCGTGCTGCTCGTATCTTTAACGGCTATCGTCTCGTAGGCGGTTCCGGCCAGTATGTTCTCGCTAAAGGTTATGGTTATCGTCTTTTCTTTCGCGACCTCGACCGCATTGTTCGCCGGGTCGGTAGAGCTTACCGTCGGGGGAGTGGTATCGTTTTGGGTCGTAAAGCTCAAGGCATATTGCGCGGCCAGGTTATTATTGGACATATCTTTGACCGCGTTGACCGGAATCGTAATCGTGTGGACGGTATTGCCGGCAAGGTCGCCTGCCGGGTCAAGGCTTAACGTCGCCCCTGAAACTGTTTTGGTTGCATCTACCGAAACGCCGGCGGCGGTCTTAAACGTAATGTTGTTATAGGCGCTGCCGGCCTGGATGTTCTCACTAAAGGTGATAACGACGGTTTTGTCTCTCGTAATGCTTAAGGCGCTATTGGCCGGGTCGGTAGAGCTTACCGTCGGGGGCGTCGTATCCGGC
It includes:
- a CDS encoding rhodanese-like domain-containing protein — encoded protein: MPHLRKYLAIALLIASVSLAFGCSAGQVTDEDLGITAAKNEQAPAAPQAPPETPPTVQTTQPTAPPPWKNISASDASALISGNPAVQIVDLRSSYLYGNKHILGAKLLPQGELATRFGELDKTKPVLLYDDAGKWSKDAAKLLTDNGFSEVYELDGGIASWTYGVGP
- a CDS encoding cold-shock protein; translated protein: MSTGTVKWFDDSKGFGFISQDNGGPDVFVHHSAIVAEGFKTLAEGAAVEFEVEMDPKGARASNVTLVK
- the typA gene encoding translational GTPase TypA gives rise to the protein MSHQARRKDIRNIAIIAHVDHGKTTLVDAMLRQTGVFRQNEEVNERVMDSNDLERERGITIFSKNASINYKDIKINIVDTPGHSDFGSEVERILQTVDGVLLLVDAFEGPMPQTKFVLRKALDLHLKPILVINKVDRPDARSHAVVDEAFDLFCDLNASDEQLDFAVVYCSAKDGIAWYEMEEESDSLKPLFETIIHRVLPPAADVGRPLQMLITMLDYDNYIGGLGLGRIVHGEVRVSDQVYLMRRDGTRRAGKVSGLFAYQGMKRVAVDFASAGDIACVAGLENINVGETIASFESPKALPFVNIDEPTISVMVGPNTSPFVGMDGGKFLTSRHIRERLHREARINVGLRVEDVEGEEMIKVSGRGELHLSILVETMRREGYELEVSKPKVIFKEIDGKVLEPIEMLVIDVDKDYHGYVIEEMGKRKAEMKNFVETDSGSVQMEFTIPSRSLIGFRSEFLTMTRGTGTLYSNFYEYEFFKGEIPKREKGVLVCHAQGKAVRYALSGLQDRGRFFIPPNTEVYEGMIIGENNKGVDLTVNAVKEKKLTNMRASGSDDALRLPPHKEMTLEQALEFIEDDELVEVSPKAIRIRKKLLDENARKKAKK
- a CDS encoding DUF5615 family PIN-like protein; its protein translation is MPKFVIDEDMPRSTAKHLDELGYDATDVRDVGLRGAKDDAVFSFTQSNEAVLITGDLGFGNILRFPIGSHYGIVIAHFPNEVSTHEINRELEIRLSEIAESSFKGSLIIIEPGKVRIRKK
- a CDS encoding HD domain-containing protein; translated protein: MDSKQLLTLITGELAKTIDDTLIPQTTISSLGLKLATQLNWRVKSAAGAAKNELSGASFINAIASVTSSFDYVIIPIAITKSQIRYKVKNCPFKQYRSEALCSVMKGLVGGLGFLSFGYSKIVTIVGPDQPVRPCTFDLYITPSTEAESRVGLEYSRGMIGLLKGEDEKYISQQRQSRRKLILGLFSNLALSLRDNPSTKRLAQKFIESLSCIPEIRIAALYLREGDAFVLASDYGLPEDSRYLIKNVVVNNEFVAKTDRDSHLLSSVEAFNGERRNIANRTGVRSFASIKIASHDKLVGVLNIGWKSTVPISPEISESIRAACSLLGLSIDNSRMYATLEQACFNSIAVLNELVNVVDHHSNNHSKRVAEISRRIAVEMDLGQDDIDLLYKAALIHDVGKVNVPPHILNKPGQLTDEEFDIVKEHPVTGSRLLAPIASLESIVPAVLYHHERLDGSGYPEGLTGDDIPLFARIIAVADAYDAMTATRAYRKPSSKDSAIAELVKESDTKFDAVVIGALIAVLNNRHLDEDAFRFDHRLTGEDLAI
- a CDS encoding arsenic resistance protein produces the protein MSREQLEENQIRLYVVALTIGAGLGLWRPTLGASLEFMVSPVLAVLLYGMFVQIPFLKLREAFANRRFTAALLMVNFIVVPVLVWLLSRFLPEHPPLLLGVYLVLLTPCIDYVIVFTHLGRGNARLVLASTPLLLLAQILLLPVYLWLFMGEQAAQVMSAGPFLEAFLVLIVLPLGFALMSEFWAKRQRIGAVWLERTAWLPVPFMALTLFLVVVSQIAGIEEYLPLVSQAVPIYVAFMVIMPFLARLTARLFRLNTRAGRALIFSAGTRNSLVVLPLALALPDAWILASAVIVTQTLVELVGELVYIRLVPSVIFRESTECGPSSTDD
- a CDS encoding DUF433 domain-containing protein; amino-acid sequence: MEIGPRISVDKDVRFGKPVITGTRVPVDLVLGKLASGMQYEEVMAEYDIEREDILAVLAYAAKTLSDEEIRAVG
- a CDS encoding cold-shock protein codes for the protein MSKGTVKWFDDGKGFGFISQEDGGPDVFVHHSAIGGDGFKTLAEGAVVEFEVQMEAKGARASNVTVVG
- a CDS encoding restriction endonuclease, encoding MNSQQYETLVAEYFREKGYDVQQTPYSNDYGVDCFASKGKERIAVQAKMFGNSTRKINRRMVMELHGAKDYFDCTKASLVTDGVLLDDAVEVAAKLRIEVIYLSAKHLDLKPQKPAGETFAVIWEKYILPLQGITLTRANGKTNKIITADWSGIERLTSNGKQGKINIEIFEFAVNKLLKSGLITRDEINQNCSERVSSGVVLILSQVPFFQQTAKPTGLTYRT
- a CDS encoding type II toxin-antitoxin system Phd/YefM family antitoxin, whose amino-acid sequence is MINANEARTHFGQVLDEVSKDHTFFIKRRGKIAAVILSPDEYLDLVEVLAEEANPDIRKQLEEGKKEIELGITATEADILALLKKVSA